One segment of Salvelinus alpinus chromosome 1, SLU_Salpinus.1, whole genome shotgun sequence DNA contains the following:
- the LOC139550642 gene encoding creatine kinase M-type-like: protein MPFGDTHNNFKLNFKVEEEYPDLTKHNNHMAKVLTKDMYAKLRGKKTSSGFTQDDVIQTGVDNPGHSFIMTVGCVAGDEESYEVFKDLLDPIISDRHSGYKPTDKHKTDLNFENLKGGDDLDPNYVLSSHVRTSRSIKGYALPLHNTRALNTLDGVFKGKHYPLKGMTDAKQDQLINDHFLFDKLVSPLLLGAVMARDWPDFIGIWYPEHRPISFSSFCHFFSLFSYSVGNVLGSASTVVGLV from the exons ATGCCTTTCGGTGACACCCACAACAACTTCAAACTCAACTTTAAAGTTGAGGAGGAGTACCCTGACCTCACCAAGCACAACAACCACATGGCCAAGGTGCTGACCAAGGACATGTACGCCAAGCTGAGGGGCAAGAAAACCTCCTCCGGCTTCACACAGGATGACGTCATCCAGACAGGTGTTGACAACCCTG gtCATTCCTTCATCATGACCGTTGGCTGCGTGGCTGGTGATGAGGAGTCCTACGAGGTCTTCAAGGATCTGTTggaccccatcatctcagaccgtCATAGTGGATACAAGCCCACAGACAAGCACAAGACCGACCTGAACTTCGAGAACCTGAAG GGAGGTGATGACCTGGACCCCAACTACGTCCTGTCCAGCCATGTGCGTACCAGCCGCAGCATCAAGGGATACGCCCTGCCCCTCCACAACACCCGTG CTCTAAACACCCTGGACGGTGTGTTCAAGGGAAAGCACTACCCCCTGAAGGGCATGACAGATGCCAAGCAGGACCAGCTGATCAATGACCACTTCTTGTTTGACAAGCTCGTCTCTCCCCTGCTGTTGGGTGCTGTTATGGCCCGTGACTGGCCCGACTTTATAGGAATCTGGTACCCAGAACACAGACCCATTTCCTTTTCTTCCTTCTGCCATTTTTTCTCACTTTTCTCCTATTCAGTCGGTAATGTCCTGGGATCAGCATCCACTGTAGTCGGGCTTGTCTGA
- the LOC139550574 gene encoding creatine kinase M-type-like — MPFGNTHNNFKLNFKVEEEYPDLAKHNNHMAKVLTKDMYAKLRDKQTPSGFTLDDVIQTGVDNPGHPFIMTVGCVAGDEESYEVFKDLLDPIISDRHSGYKPTDKHKTDLNFENLKGGDDLDPNYVLSSRVRTGRSIKGYTLPPHNSRGERRAVERLSVEALDTLDGEFKGKYYPLNKMTDAEQEQLIADHFLFDKPVSPLLLGAGMARDWPDARGIWHNDAKSFLVWVNEEDHLRVISMEKGGNMKEVFRRFCVGLKRIEETFKKHNHGFMWNEHLGYVLTCPSNLGTGLRGGVHVKLPKLSTHAKFEEILGRLRLQKRGTGGVDTASVGGVFDISNADRLGSSEVDQVQMVVDGVKLMVEMEKKLEKGEAIDGMIPAQK; from the exons ATGCCTTTCGGTAACACCCACAACAACTTCAAACTCAACTTTAAAGTTGAGGAGGAGTACCCTGACCTCGCCAAGCACAACAACCACATGGCCAAGGTGCTGACCAAGGACATGTACGCCAAGCTGAGGGACAAGCAGACCCCCTCCGGCTTCACCCTGGATGACGTCATCCAGACAGGTGTTGACAACCCTG gTCACCCCTTCATCATGACCGTTGGCTGCGTGGCTGGTGATGAGGAGTCCTACGAGGTCTTCAAGGATCTGTTggaccccatcatctcagaccgtCATAGTGGATACAAGCCCACAGACAAGCACAAGACCGACCTGAACTTCGAGAACCTGAAG GGAGGTGATGACCTGGACCCCAACTACGTCCTGTCCAGCCGTGTGCGTACCGGCCGCAGCATCAAGGGATACACCCTGCCCCCCCACAACAGCCGTGGCGAGCGCAGAGCAGTGGAGAGACTGTCTGTCGAGG CCCTGGACACCCTGGACGGTGAGTTCAAGGGAAAGTACTACCCCCTGAATAAGATGACCGATGCCGAGCAGGAGCAGCTGATCGCCGACCACTTCTTGTTTGATAAGCCCGTCTCCCCCCTGCTGCTGGGCGCTGGTATGGCCCGTGACTGGCCCGACGCAAGAGGAATCTG GCACAACGATGCCAAAAGCTTCTTGGTCTGGGTGAACGAGGAGGATCACCTGCGTGTCATCTCCATGGAGAAGGGTGGCAACATGAAGGAGGTCTTCAGACGCTTCTGCGTTGGTCTGAAAAGG ATTGAGGAGACTTTCAAAAAGCACAACCATGGCTTCATGTGGAACGAGCATCTCGGCTATGTGCTGACCTGCCCATCCAACCTGGGAACCGGCCTGCGTGGTGGAGTGCACGTCAAGCTGCCCAAGCTGAGCACACATGCCAAGTTCGAGGAGATCCTGGGCAGGCTGCGTCTGCAGAAGCGTGGCACag GTGGCGTGGACACCGCCTCCGTGGGTGGAGTTTTCGACATCTCCAACGCTGACCGTCTGGGCTCCTCCGAGGTGGATCAGGTCCAGATGGTGGTCGATGGTGTCAAGCTCATGGTGGAGATGGAGAAGAAGCTGGAGAAGGGAGAGGCAATCGACGGCATGATCCCCGCTCAGAAGTAA